A region from the Nostoc sp. HK-01 genome encodes:
- a CDS encoding binding-protein-dependent transport systems inner membrane component: MTITLKNTKNLSISLNELLQNQQIQKIVPWIVPILVVVLWELSSRTGLLSNRILPAPSGVVITAFKLAATGELFQHIGISAGRAISGFLVGGSIGFSLGLLNGIFPLAEKLLDSSLQMLRTIPNLALIPLVILWFGIGDQARLFLVSMGVFFPLYLNTFHGIRSVDPGLIEMGRVYGLKPVQLLWQIILPGALSSILVGVRFSLGIMWLTLIVAETIAADSGLGYMAMNAREFMQTDVVVLSIFIYALLGKLADATARFLERKWLAWHPNYQNA; the protein is encoded by the coding sequence ATGACTATTACCTTAAAAAACACCAAAAATCTCAGCATCTCGCTCAATGAATTACTCCAAAATCAGCAAATCCAAAAAATAGTCCCTTGGATTGTCCCAATTTTAGTAGTAGTGCTTTGGGAATTGTCATCAAGAACTGGTCTACTTTCTAATCGCATTTTACCTGCACCAAGCGGTGTAGTAATTACAGCATTTAAATTAGCTGCAACCGGAGAATTATTTCAACATATAGGCATCAGTGCTGGACGTGCCATTTCTGGTTTTTTAGTTGGTGGCAGTATTGGTTTTAGTTTGGGATTACTTAATGGGATTTTTCCCCTAGCAGAAAAACTATTAGATAGTTCACTGCAAATGCTGCGGACAATTCCCAATTTGGCATTAATTCCCCTAGTAATTTTATGGTTTGGCATTGGTGATCAAGCTAGATTATTTCTTGTATCTATGGGGGTGTTTTTCCCTCTTTATCTAAATACATTTCATGGCATCCGTAGCGTTGACCCAGGCTTGATAGAAATGGGACGAGTCTATGGATTAAAACCAGTACAACTTTTGTGGCAAATTATTTTACCAGGGGCATTATCTTCAATTCTGGTGGGTGTCCGCTTTTCTTTAGGAATTATGTGGTTGACATTAATTGTTGCCGAAACAATTGCCGCTGATTCTGGCTTAGGTTATATGGCGATGAATGCCCGTGAATTTATGCAAACTGATGTCGTAGTTTTGAGTATTTTTATTTATGCCCTACTGGGTAAGTTAGCAGATGCTACTGCTAGATTCTTAGAAAGAAAATGGTTAGCTTGGCATCCTAATTATCAAAATGCTTAA
- a CDS encoding aliphatic sulfonate monooxygenase yields MQILWFIPTARDGHYLGTQLGGRDATPEYLQQIAQAVDNLGYTGALLPTGPFCEDAWITAASLISVTKRMKFLVAIRPGISSPTFAARMAATFDRMSHGRLLINVVTGGEPKQLAGDGLHLSHDDRYDLTDEFLTVWRGIISGEAVDFQGKYLDIQGGKLLFPPVQKPYPPLWFGGSSAAAKRVAAKHIDTYLTWGEPPEQVAQKIAEVKQLAAAQGRKVRFGIRLHVIVRETQSAAWDAANELIKYIDEDAIAQAQKAFASSDSEGQQRMTQLHNGSRETLEISPNLWAGIGLVRGGAGTALVGDPNTVAARMLEYQQLGIETFIFSGYPHLEEAYRTAELLFPHLPLQSEPTLNTQPILTSIASEKFAKQLTSAS; encoded by the coding sequence ATGCAAATTCTTTGGTTTATTCCCACGGCGCGTGACGGACATTATTTAGGAACACAACTTGGAGGACGTGATGCGACTCCAGAATATTTACAGCAAATTGCCCAAGCTGTAGATAACTTGGGTTATACGGGAGCTTTGTTACCCACAGGCCCTTTTTGCGAAGACGCTTGGATAACTGCGGCCTCATTAATCTCTGTCACCAAGCGGATGAAATTCCTAGTAGCAATTCGTCCCGGCATTAGTTCGCCCACCTTTGCTGCCCGTATGGCCGCAACATTTGATCGAATGTCACATGGGCGATTGTTAATTAATGTTGTCACTGGTGGAGAACCAAAGCAATTAGCAGGAGATGGCTTACATTTGAGCCATGACGATCGCTACGACTTAACTGATGAATTCCTCACAGTTTGGCGGGGAATCATTAGTGGCGAGGCAGTTGATTTTCAAGGTAAATATCTCGATATTCAAGGCGGTAAACTGTTATTTCCGCCCGTCCAAAAACCCTATCCACCGCTGTGGTTTGGCGGTTCATCAGCAGCGGCAAAGCGAGTTGCAGCCAAACATATAGATACTTACTTAACTTGGGGAGAACCGCCTGAACAAGTAGCCCAAAAAATTGCTGAAGTTAAACAACTAGCAGCCGCACAAGGTAGAAAAGTGCGTTTTGGTATTCGCCTGCATGTAATTGTGAGGGAAACTCAGTCTGCCGCTTGGGATGCAGCCAACGAGTTAATTAAATATATCGATGAAGATGCGATCGCTCAAGCCCAAAAAGCCTTTGCTAGTTCCGACTCCGAAGGGCAGCAACGTATGACACAGCTACACAATGGCAGTCGGGAAACCTTAGAAATTAGCCCCAACCTCTGGGCTGGGATTGGCTTAGTGCGTGGTGGCGCGGGTACAGCTTTAGTGGGTGATCCCAATACCGTTGCCGCCAGAATGTTGGAGTATCAACAACTGGGTATAGAAACCTTCATCTTCTCTGGCTATCCCCACCTAGAAGAAGCTTATCGTACTGCCGAATTATTATTCCCTCACTTGCCTTTGCAGAGTGAACCAACACTAAACACACAACCAATATTGACTTCTATTGCCAGTGAAAAATTTGCTAAACAACTAACGAGTGCCTCATGA
- a CDS encoding fumarate reductase/succinate dehydrogenase flavoprotein domain-containing protein translates to MLKTLVNNFALNLQADVLVIGGGPAGTWAAWSAMSGGARVVLVDKGYCGTSGCAAASGNGVWYVPPEAEARENAMASRESLGGFLANRSWMKRVLDQTFTNVNLLADWGYPFPTDDQGKPYRRSLQGPEYMRLMRRQIQRAGVKILDHSPALELLVDEEGKVAGATGINRQTSEKWRVISGATIIATGGCAFLSKALGCNILTGDGYLMAAEAGAEMSGMEFSNAYGISPAFSSVTKTLFYNWATFTYEDGTPIPGAGSQRGRSVIAETLLQQPVYAILDQASEEMRSSMRLAQPNFFLPFDRARIDPFTQRFRITLRLEGTVRGTGGIRIIDETCAASVPGLYAAGDAATRELICGGFTGGGSHNAAWAISSGYWAGNSAAEYALNLGQQANQLRVRGVGEAALQPKAENASSPNINEFIQAVQTEVFPYNRNYFRTEKGLSDSLSRLDNLWQIIRDTQIEDSQLIRAREAAAMVATARWMYNSALERKETRGMHKHQDYPQQDANQQHYLISGGLDQVWVKTQPFSNTNKSLLTTGAAA, encoded by the coding sequence ATGTTGAAGACGTTAGTAAATAATTTTGCACTCAATTTACAAGCAGATGTACTTGTAATTGGTGGTGGCCCAGCAGGTACATGGGCTGCGTGGAGTGCTATGTCTGGTGGGGCGAGGGTGGTATTAGTAGACAAAGGCTACTGTGGCACGTCGGGATGTGCGGCGGCCTCTGGTAATGGAGTTTGGTATGTGCCACCCGAAGCAGAAGCGCGAGAAAATGCGATGGCGAGCAGAGAATCATTGGGGGGATTCTTAGCCAATCGCAGTTGGATGAAGCGTGTTTTGGATCAGACATTTACGAACGTCAACTTATTAGCTGATTGGGGTTATCCTTTTCCCACTGATGATCAAGGTAAACCATATCGGCGATCGCTCCAAGGCCCAGAATATATGCGGCTAATGCGGCGACAAATTCAACGCGCTGGAGTAAAAATATTAGACCACAGCCCCGCCTTAGAACTGCTAGTAGATGAAGAAGGCAAAGTTGCAGGCGCAACTGGGATTAACCGTCAAACTAGTGAAAAATGGAGAGTAATATCAGGAGCAACCATCATCGCCACCGGTGGTTGTGCATTCTTGAGCAAAGCGTTAGGGTGCAACATCCTAACTGGGGATGGTTACTTGATGGCAGCAGAAGCAGGTGCCGAAATGTCGGGTATGGAGTTTTCCAATGCTTACGGCATCTCTCCTGCCTTTTCCTCAGTCACCAAAACCCTCTTCTACAACTGGGCTACCTTTACCTACGAAGATGGCACGCCAATACCCGGCGCAGGTTCCCAACGTGGACGTTCTGTCATTGCTGAAACCTTGCTGCAACAGCCAGTTTACGCCATTTTAGATCAAGCTTCCGAAGAGATGCGCTCATCTATGCGGTTAGCACAGCCCAACTTCTTCTTACCCTTTGACCGAGCGCGAATAGACCCATTTACCCAACGTTTCCGCATTACCTTACGCCTAGAAGGTACAGTGCGCGGTACAGGGGGAATTCGGATTATTGATGAAACCTGCGCCGCTTCTGTACCAGGACTCTATGCAGCTGGTGATGCTGCTACCCGCGAACTAATTTGTGGTGGGTTTACAGGTGGTGGTAGCCATAATGCAGCTTGGGCAATTTCCTCTGGTTACTGGGCAGGCAATTCTGCTGCCGAGTATGCCTTAAATTTAGGACAGCAAGCAAATCAACTTCGGGTTCGCGGTGTGGGTGAAGCAGCGTTGCAACCAAAAGCGGAAAACGCTTCTAGCCCAAACATCAACGAATTTATCCAAGCAGTACAAACTGAAGTCTTCCCCTACAATCGCAATTATTTCCGCACAGAAAAAGGCTTATCCGATTCTCTTTCCCGCCTTGATAACCTGTGGCAAATTATCCGCGATACCCAAATAGAAGACAGTCAACTCATCCGAGCGCGAGAAGCCGCCGCAATGGTAGCTACAGCAAGATGGATGTACAACAGTGCCTTGGAACGCAAAGAAACACGGGGTATGCACAAACACCAAGACTATCCTCAACAAGATGCTAATCAACAGCATTATCTAATTAGCGGTGGTTTAGATCAAGTTTGGGTAAAAACTCAACCATTCAGCAACACCAATAAATCTTTATTAACAACAGGAGCAGCAGCGTGA
- a CDS encoding 4Fe-4S ferredoxin, iron-sulfur binding protein produces the protein MIELVSASRCIQCNLCVNVCPTNVFDAVPDAPPTIARQSDCQTCFMCELYCPVDALYVAPDTELQTSVNEAELAEAGLLGSYRKNIGWGKKQTSSAKTDQTFQVLKQMK, from the coding sequence GTGATTGAGTTAGTCAGCGCGTCACGCTGCATTCAGTGTAATCTCTGCGTTAACGTTTGCCCTACTAACGTGTTTGATGCTGTACCTGATGCACCGCCAACAATCGCACGTCAAAGTGATTGTCAAACCTGCTTTATGTGCGAATTGTACTGCCCCGTTGACGCTCTTTATGTAGCACCAGACACCGAGCTACAAACCTCAGTCAACGAAGCAGAGTTGGCGGAAGCAGGTTTACTTGGTAGTTACCGCAAAAATATCGGTTGGGGAAAAAAACAAACTTCCAGCGCCAAAACCGATCAAACATTTCAAGTTTTAAAACAGATGAAATGA
- a CDS encoding aliphatic sulfonate ABC transporter periplasmic ligand-binding protein, which translates to MLSFAVGTGFISQRKISTVVVCFLLLLTTACSQGSNNSRVQAENVSPTTTTLRIGYVGSAEPTGPLGWAKKQGILERELQKSGFQNVTFARFGNGPDLNESLVAGQIDVGFLGDTPAIVLKARGIHTKLLRITQFNNTAWLVAKKNGANSLTELKGQKVATQKGSYMHRYLLGLLDQTKLAKEVKVVHLMSTEAKSALERGDIAAYATSSDMGPFLKSQGFPVIDSSADHNGLSGTSLVVATDKFLAQKPDFPQKFNTILTTSVKDLKANSEEYYKYHAQISKYPVKIIKTSYPLNQVPEEPFPSEGVKLLEGTKNFLVSQKLAQSDFALSDWMVK; encoded by the coding sequence ATGTTGTCGTTTGCAGTAGGGACTGGTTTTATCAGTCAAAGAAAAATATCAACTGTAGTTGTTTGTTTCCTGCTGCTACTAACAACAGCGTGTAGTCAAGGGAGTAATAATTCTAGAGTCCAAGCTGAAAATGTTAGCCCTACCACAACTACCTTACGCATAGGCTATGTGGGTAGTGCAGAACCTACAGGGCCACTAGGTTGGGCAAAAAAACAGGGAATATTAGAACGAGAACTACAAAAATCTGGATTTCAAAACGTTACCTTTGCCAGATTTGGTAACGGGCCAGATTTAAATGAGTCTCTGGTTGCAGGACAGATAGATGTGGGTTTTTTAGGGGATACACCAGCTATAGTTTTGAAAGCTAGGGGTATTCATACCAAGTTGTTGCGAATTACTCAATTTAATAACACTGCTTGGCTAGTAGCGAAAAAAAATGGGGCAAATTCTTTAACTGAGCTTAAAGGACAGAAAGTAGCTACCCAAAAAGGTTCATATATGCACCGTTATCTACTGGGTCTACTAGATCAGACTAAACTTGCTAAAGAAGTCAAAGTTGTCCACTTAATGAGTACTGAGGCCAAGTCTGCTTTAGAACGTGGTGACATTGCAGCTTATGCAACTTCTAGCGATATGGGGCCTTTTCTCAAATCCCAAGGGTTTCCGGTGATTGATTCATCAGCAGATCACAATGGTTTGTCGGGGACATCATTAGTGGTCGCAACGGACAAGTTTCTCGCCCAAAAGCCGGATTTTCCTCAGAAATTCAACACAATCCTGACAACATCCGTCAAAGATTTAAAAGCTAACTCCGAAGAATATTACAAATATCACGCTCAGATTAGTAAATATCCAGTCAAAATTATCAAGACATCGTACCCACTTAATCAAGTTCCTGAAGAACCATTTCCATCTGAAGGAGTGAAACTCTTAGAAGGTACGAAAAATTTTCTGGTATCGCAAAAGTTAGCGCAGTCAGACTTTGCTTTATCAGATTGGATGGTGAAATAA
- a CDS encoding type 12 methyltransferase — MVQALKTLPNYDPTLFEGAAEGYAQYRTKYPPELFDKLTEIFKLNGQGRLLDLGCGPGLIAIPLRTQFAEVIAIDPSSEMLEEAQRQAAAVGANNITWLEQGAELIDSSLGEFKLVTIGRAFHWMERELVLEKIYELLADDGGIALINTNENPWSSNLPWKQAAISVVKKWLGEERRTGKRGQGVRKPVDPPHEVVIANSAFARQEVFEVPFQKTWTVSSYLGYLYTTAFALKIFFSDNAPKFEADLRAALLEVEPSGEFSEEITANILVAWKN; from the coding sequence ATGGTACAAGCATTAAAAACCCTTCCTAATTATGACCCAACCTTATTTGAAGGTGCCGCAGAAGGTTACGCTCAGTACAGAACGAAATATCCACCTGAGTTATTTGATAAATTAACAGAAATATTTAAGCTTAATGGTCAAGGCAGACTTTTAGATTTAGGTTGTGGCCCAGGATTAATTGCTATTCCTTTGCGGACTCAATTTGCCGAAGTAATTGCGATAGATCCCTCTTCAGAAATGTTGGAAGAAGCGCAACGTCAAGCAGCAGCAGTGGGAGCAAATAATATAACTTGGCTAGAACAAGGAGCAGAACTGATTGACTCTAGTTTAGGGGAATTTAAATTAGTCACAATCGGGAGAGCTTTTCATTGGATGGAGCGAGAATTAGTATTAGAAAAAATTTATGAGCTACTGGCTGATGATGGTGGGATAGCACTGATTAATACTAACGAAAACCCCTGGTCAAGTAACCTTCCGTGGAAACAAGCCGCTATTAGTGTTGTGAAAAAATGGCTAGGTGAAGAACGTCGGACTGGAAAAAGAGGACAAGGTGTTCGTAAACCAGTAGATCCGCCGCATGAAGTGGTAATTGCTAATTCTGCTTTTGCTCGTCAAGAAGTGTTTGAAGTTCCATTTCAAAAAACTTGGACAGTCTCTAGTTACCTTGGCTATTTATACACTACAGCTTTTGCTTTAAAGATTTTCTTTAGTGATAATGCTCCAAAATTTGAAGCAGATTTACGAGCAGCATTACTAGAAGTTGAACCTTCCGGAGAGTTCAGCGAGGAAATCACCGCTAATATTTTGGTAGCTTGGAAGAATTAA
- a CDS encoding aliphatic sulfonate ABC transporter periplasmic ligand-binding protein has translation MPGLPTKFNFWQRLKIARRSLLFVVGYCLVLSTTLLSCNASSNNTQQQVAAPSNTAKQVVRIVRSKQLSALAVLEKQGNLEKKLEPLGFKVEWPEFAAGPQQLEALNANGLDIASTAESPPIFAQAAGTPLVYLATTSFSGKAVSLLVPTNSPVKAIADLKGKKVAFQKASIGHYLLVKALESVGLKLSDVQSVFLPPPDANVAFSQGKVDGWFIWEPFVTRAEQKKVGRVLVDGGNLRDTGNFYSTTKQFYQAHPDVIKAFLEELEKADLWTKEHREEVAQLLAPVTQLDVPTLEIMHAKYDYGLRPITEQVIAKQQEVADKWYSLGQIPKKVNVRDGFLTPEEYAKITPSDVLAKK, from the coding sequence ATGCCAGGTTTACCAACAAAATTTAATTTTTGGCAACGTTTAAAAATAGCCCGTCGTTCTCTACTATTTGTAGTTGGTTACTGTTTGGTACTATCAACTACTTTGCTGAGTTGTAACGCATCTTCTAATAATACTCAACAGCAAGTAGCCGCACCAAGTAATACTGCAAAACAAGTAGTAAGAATTGTCCGGTCAAAGCAACTTTCTGCACTAGCAGTTTTAGAAAAGCAAGGTAATTTAGAAAAAAAATTAGAACCATTGGGTTTTAAAGTAGAGTGGCCGGAATTTGCTGCTGGGCCGCAACAGTTAGAGGCTCTCAATGCCAACGGACTTGATATTGCTTCTACAGCAGAATCACCTCCAATATTTGCACAAGCAGCAGGAACACCTCTTGTGTATCTAGCTACTACATCTTTTAGCGGTAAAGCTGTCTCGCTGTTAGTTCCCACAAACTCTCCTGTGAAAGCTATTGCTGACTTAAAAGGTAAAAAAGTTGCTTTCCAAAAAGCATCAATTGGTCACTATCTTTTAGTTAAAGCATTAGAATCAGTAGGACTAAAATTAAGTGATGTGCAGTCAGTTTTCTTACCACCTCCAGATGCTAATGTAGCTTTTAGTCAAGGTAAAGTTGATGGTTGGTTTATCTGGGAACCATTTGTTACTAGAGCCGAACAAAAGAAAGTTGGTCGTGTGTTGGTAGATGGTGGTAATTTGCGAGATACAGGCAATTTTTACTCGACTACAAAACAGTTTTATCAAGCACATCCTGATGTGATTAAAGCATTTTTAGAAGAGCTTGAAAAAGCAGATCTTTGGACTAAGGAACATCGTGAAGAAGTAGCGCAGTTATTAGCTCCAGTTACTCAGCTTGATGTACCTACTCTCGAAATTATGCACGCTAAGTATGACTATGGTCTGCGACCAATTACTGAGCAAGTGATTGCTAAACAACAAGAAGTTGCTGATAAATGGTACAGCTTGGGTCAAATACCTAAGAAAGTGAATGTCCGAGATGGATTTTTGACTCCCGAAGAATACGCCAAAATCACTCCCTCGGATGTGTTAGCGAAAAAGTAA
- a CDS encoding taurine catabolism dioxygenase TauD/TfdA has protein sequence MPTLTLTEVKVTPLDAPLGAVVTGLDASQPVTPEVILQLKQTLRDRHILIFKNQTLTDEQLLNFAYYFGDLYVPPDDVPVLASQPGVTPVVINVSNVDGGYTGTGELAFHSDHHWTPRPSAGSLLYALEVPSQGGDTYWLNLNLAYETLDEATKRRIADLQLITYNPFLRDRNSPKTKYRLDRNTPLISPVFPHPLVRTHPESGKKILYLDYATEVEIVGLEPEEGAELIEQLRQHLNQPQFYYQHKWSVGDIVYWDNQATLHYRQAFDANERRVMKRVSLAGSRPF, from the coding sequence ATGCCAACATTAACGTTAACAGAAGTAAAAGTTACGCCGCTTGATGCGCCTTTGGGTGCGGTAGTAACTGGTTTGGATGCTAGTCAACCTGTTACACCAGAAGTAATTTTACAACTGAAACAAACTTTGCGCGATCGCCACATTTTAATCTTCAAAAATCAAACGCTGACAGATGAGCAACTGTTGAATTTTGCATATTACTTTGGCGACTTATATGTACCACCAGATGATGTTCCTGTGTTGGCTTCTCAACCAGGTGTCACTCCTGTAGTGATTAACGTTTCTAATGTTGATGGTGGTTATACAGGTACGGGAGAATTAGCCTTCCATTCCGACCACCATTGGACTCCACGTCCTTCTGCTGGTTCGTTGCTTTATGCGTTGGAAGTTCCCAGCCAAGGTGGTGATACTTATTGGTTAAACCTAAATTTGGCTTATGAAACTTTGGATGAAGCAACTAAACGCCGAATTGCAGATTTACAGTTAATTACCTACAATCCATTTTTACGCGATCGCAATTCACCTAAAACCAAATATCGTCTTGACCGCAATACTCCGTTAATTAGTCCTGTGTTCCCCCATCCTTTGGTTAGAACACATCCTGAAAGCGGTAAGAAAATTCTTTATTTGGACTACGCCACAGAAGTTGAAATTGTCGGTTTAGAACCAGAAGAGGGCGCAGAACTCATCGAACAGTTGCGACAGCATTTAAATCAGCCTCAGTTTTATTACCAACACAAATGGTCTGTCGGCGATATTGTTTATTGGGACAATCAAGCTACTTTACACTACCGTCAAGCGTTTGATGCAAATGAGCGCCGAGTCATGAAGCGCGTTAGCCTTGCGGGTAGCCGTCCTTTCTAG